The genomic window aaccccccgggccgcgccgccgctcaccATCTTGGAGCCGAAAGAGGatccggcccccgcgccgccgcccttATATACCGCTCCTCCGCCCCGGAAGTGCctccgccgcagccccccccggTCCCGCCGCTCCCTGCCGGCCCCGGACAGCCCCAGAGGGCCCCTGCGGCCGGctcggggcggcggaggcggcggtcGGTGgctccgccgcggcggggggggggggaggaggggaactaCTTTTCCTTCGCGCCGCGCCCGCGCGGCGGAGCGATTCTACGCAACGTGCGGCGCGAGGCGTCTAGACGCGCACGCGCACCGCGGGCCAcgtgcggccgccccggcgccgcggggcacgCTGGGAAATGTAGTCCTGGGCCGGGGGGCCTCCGAGCGGGCCGCGGGCGTCCTGCTCCCCCCGCAAAATCCCGAgagaccccccccaaaatccGGCGGAGACCCTCTGAGCACCCCCTTAAAACCCCGGTGGGGGAGACCTCCAGCGTCCTGCCCCCCAAACGCTTGGGGAGggacccccccagcgcccccccacCCAAAATCGGGGGGGGGGAATACCCTGCCCCCCCAAATCCTAAGGGGGCCCATTGCCCTCCCCCCTCAAAATTCCCGGGGCCCCCCAgtgccttccctcccccccacccaaacccttggggagggacccaggcgtccggcccccccatccctgggggggggggagacccccaGGCCCCCTCGGGAAGAAAACAGGGGCATTAAATTACTCATGTTTATTTATAACAGACCTTCAGCCAGTACAGTACAAAACTTACAGTAGTATATCTCCATTACACAAATATTTACTTACAATATTTTACAGATACAAAAAGCTTTTGCGGTAAGAGTTGGTTTGTGTGttgtcgggtttttttttttcttttttttctgtttttctctctcaaaagcGAGTCTGAcctcacaaaaaaaggaaaaacaaggacaACAGCAAATCCATTAACGATATACAAATGAAAACTTgttagaaaggaaggagaggttgTAACTGGAACGGGGTCGGGGTATTGCACAtcattgttttgttcttcatacatctgattaaaaaatatatatatttacacaagtAAAGCGACCTGGAGTTTTACAAAATTCCTACATTTGTTTTAGACTCTTTTACAggtaaaagaaaggagagagacagaaaaaaaaaaagcgtttatAAATTTCAgaacttccatttctttttctttttctttataccCTTTTGATTCCTGTGTTTGTTCCGGCTCTAAGGGCACCGCGGGGCTTCTCCCTCACTCGCGGATCTTTGCTCCGGCTTCGCGCTTTCTTGGGAATAACAGTCAGGAAGGGACGAGCCGCCGCACAGTGGTCGCGGTCAGGAAGGgagcgggagggcggcgcgggtGGGAAACGCGCAGCAGACCCCGGGCTCGCCGGCACAAACGGCGGTTGCTAGACCGCAACCGTGCATGGAAaaattcccccccacaccccaaaaaAATAAGTGACCTTTCTGGGCACGGCAGCTCCCAGACGGAGCTGGCTAAGCGGGAGCGAGCCGGGGACGGTCGGCGTTTCCGAGAGGCCGAGGAGGCTTCCCGGCCGCGAGAAATTGCACATCCAAATCTGTCTTTTATTGCTTCGTTATGGAAAACAAGCAGGATTTCGCCCCCGGGAGCCGGCGTCGCCCATCACGCCTAGCaaggggcaccccccccccccccaaaaaacggCGTATCCTGGCGGGATTTCGCGGGGGGTCCCGCCGCGGCGGGACGGCGTCGCAGCCCGGAGGACAGACCGTGCGGGCGGGAGATCCCGGCCGGCGCCGGCTCTCGGCCCAACGCCGCCGGCGGGAGCTGCAGGCGCTCCCGAACCGGCCCCGCTCGCCCAAACCCAGCCCAGACTCCGCTGCGCGAGTCCCGCTCCGCGGGACTTCCACCTGCTTGGGAAAAACGAAGTCCCCGAATGCTTTCACCTGCGTTTTAGCATCTCCCCAGATCCTGGGCTCTTCCGCCCGAGCCGGCCGTCCGAGAAACGGCTCAGCAACTCCTTTCCCCATCTCGACGCGCAAACACCGTCAACGGaaaagcaagaaggaggaggaaaaaaaagaagaaaaaaagagcaacgaGAGTTGCCGACTCGtgaggtggttttgttttgttttcatagaaAAAAGAACAGCCTTTGGTTTCAACCTCAAGCGAGCAGTTTGTCGAGCTGCTACTGAGTGACTTTTTATGCATCTTGGGCCTTGGTATAAAGCAGAGATCCGGCGCCGCGCGCTCCCCGGGGCGAGCCTGGCgtccccgccgagcccccggccgGCTCCTAGAGGAGAGACAAGCACCGAGGACGCGGCCGGCTTCTCCCCGCGCCCCGCCAGGGCTCGCGGCCCCGCTCGCACttgggtttattttttatttttggttatcaACGGCCTCCCCAGCTCCGTCTCCAGAGGCTGCGCTGCCAAAGCCCTTTCCCGAGAGCTCCCGCTggccccgggcgccccgtccCGGCGGGTCCGTCCGGGGACGCGTTCCCGCGCTGCGACCGGCAGCACCCGGCCGCCTCCGAAAGCCCCCGGCGCCCGCCAGCCCCTTCCCTAGGCGTCTCGCGCCGGCAGCCTCCCGCCGGCATGGCCGGGGCCGCGTCCCCGGGCTCGCAGCCCGCTGGGGCAGAACGGACCGAACGGCGGACGGTTGCTGGACGGCCCCAACCTCCTGCCCCAGGGGCTGCACGCACGGGCTTGCGCCGAGCAGGAGGAAATCCCGGGCGGCGGGACCGAGCCCCAAAGACACTCGCTATCTTCCCAAGTTGCCTTCATCCGATCGGAGCGCCGGCGGACCCGTGCAATCTCCATAGCCTCACCTTTCCAAGTAGGGCCCGACTCAGAGGGGGCCTTAAATAACACGAGGCCGGGCAAAATTCAAGTTCGCTAACGAAGCAGCGCTGCAGGTGGCCCTCCATCACCGACCGCGTCTTGCTCGCCCTGCCTGCCGCCGTCCGCACCTTCACCGCTCAGCAACCGTCCCCGAACAGCCGGGCCGCGCCGAGGGTTTGACCTTCCACGTACGTCATGCCACAGGGAAACTCGTTAAAGCTTGGGGCACGACGACCCCCCAGCTACCCACCGGGCAGAAGTTGGCTCGTGGCCCACGGAATAGGGGAGTTCTGTGGATTTTAGCACCTAATCTGAGGTTCGCTTCGCCCGCGAGCGGGGACGGGCAATGCCGGACTCGCACCAAGAAAAGAGCTCAAACCTCCAGGCCTGCTTCGCACCGGCGCGCGGCCTCGCCGCCTGCCGCGGCCAAGTGCCCTCTCGGGACCGGGGAGGGACAGAGAGGAGAACCGGTCTCAAAAATTCAAGTGAGGCTTTGGGAATAAAAGAGttataaaaagagaaactaaaaagcTTAATAAATAACGGAGGGAGGTGAGAgagggggaggaaagcacaaaaaagtctgttaatatttaaataactCCATTTATAAAAAGGCAAATTGTTAAGAGCTCCCCCTCTtcggggttggttttttttttttagttattgattttttttttttaaatatttttgtagccaAAGTCAGTGCAAAggagtataaaagaaaaaaacaacagttccATGCCCTAAGGATGGAGGGGCTGAGCTAGAGACAGAGGAAGAGTCAAGggcaagttggggggggggggataaggggaggagggagggggtttAGCCAACTTTATGCTCGCCCCGCACTATGTGGGAGGAGAACTCGTACCGATCCTGGCTGTGGTAGCCACAGATGTTGCATTCGAAAGGGTCTCTGAAGCCGTGGCAGCCCATGTGGATGGTGAACATGACGTGGTCCAGGAAAAGGATTCGGCAGTGCTCACACTTGAAGGCCCTGATCTGCTCCCCGTCCTCGTTGACCACGCGCAGGGCTTCTTTGGCTGAGCTGGGCGtggagcgggcggccggggggccctcCTGCAGCTTGGGGTCCTCTTTGGCGTAGGCTGGGCTCTGGCGGCTGCTGGCGCAGTTCCCCGCCGGCAGCTGCGAGGTCCGCTCTTCGTGGTTGCTCTCCGTGTCCGTGGAGTCCTGGCAGCCGTTGCTGGGTGAAACGCCCTGCTCCCGGCCCCGGTACACCACCTGCACCCCGTCCGGAACGTCCTCGTGCCCTTCGGTGGCTTCGCGGCTCCCCGGGATCTCCAGCCGGCCCGGCAGGGGCTGGATTTGGGTGTAGACGGAGCTGATCACGGGGGTGACTTCGGAGATGCAGTTTGTAGGGGGGAGCCGGAGGGGGCGAAGGTGTTCTCCTCCCATCAGTGACAAGGAGCTGCCGTAAGAGGGGTCGAGGGGGTGGTGGGCCGAGACCATCTCCACGTCCTTCTCGAAGCCGGAGTTCACGTCGAAGGGCAGGTCTGAGAGGGTGAATCGCATCTGCTTCTCCCCTGCAGGGAGGGAGACCAGCATCAAGACAAGCAGCACCGACGCGCGCTGCTCAGAGGCCTGGTTTTAGCAACTCTCCAGGTCCTTTTCCCTCCTGGCGCTGCGTGCAAAACCTGCCCCACGCCAGCCCAGGGAAGCCCTCCCGCGCGGGGATCGTGGGGATGAAAGGCGCTATGCAAACACTGGTGGCATTCGTAAGTGCAGAGTCTCGCTCTTGGGGGGTCCTGGCCAGGCGCTCAAGCCCTGCTCCAGCGACCAGGGGCCTCTCCTCACCCTCCTCTCTCCTGTCTCTGCCCGGGAAGCAAGGGGGCATCCCCTTACCCACGAATTTCTGAGGTGTCGATCGTTTCCGTTTGGTGAGGCTGTTCGCCAGCCGGTCAATAAACGTCGGCCGATCGGATGAGGGGTGAAGCAGAGAGTCCGGCACTATCTCCAGGTCTCGCATCTCGTCACCTGGCAAGACAAGGGAAACCCGTTCAGCCAGCAACCGAGGGACAGGCGCTCTGCGACCCAGgccggagactccacggccagcGCTCGAGGCACGCTGCTCCTGCCCTCTTCTAGCTGGGGCAGCCGGGACAGACCTACGGAAAGGCTCCCGGGCTCCCTGGTCCAGGTCTAGAGGTGAATCGATCGTGAGGAAGCGCCAGCAGCCGCTCACCTCCCTTCTCTGTCGAGCTGGGCCCGttcctgctgctttggggaagagGAACTGGCTTCGACGGTTTGAAGTGCCCTCACTTTTATTGCTGGCTCTCAACCCCAGCCCAGAGCGACCTGCCCCATGTTGCTGCTGGTGAGGGCAACTCTGCCGTCCCTGTGCCCAGGAGGTTACAGATCAGCTGGTTAAAGGGTCCGTACAGCCTTTAACTAACCTCACCGTAAATACCAGTGACTGTAGGAGGATCAGGTCTCGCTCCAAAAGGTTGAGGAGCCAGAAACACCCAGGGTTTGCTTCTTTGCCAACATAGCAAACACAGGAGGTCTATCTCCAGGCTccgaggaggaggaaagagaacgTGCTCCCAAGTCACCCCGGTCTGTTTGCAGACACCTGTCTGCAAGGTTAAATCCTCTAAACCGCTGTGGCATAATTGAGTTTTGTTATTTATGGAAAACACACCCAGTAGCCCAGTAGGTCTTGCACTGGGATTATAGGACAAGGATGTGTTTCAAATCAAGACACTTGAAGAGTGGCAAGGAGAAGAACGAACGAGGTAACACTTTGCACTTCCACAGGTTTGCGGCATTAACCAAACGCACACGCATAGCACCTTTCATCCCAGGATCACCGGGGCACGGGAGAGCTTTGGGGCTCCCACTCCGGCTGCCTGGGGCATCACCCCTCTTTTCTGGTGGAAAGGATGTGCCCACAGCTCGACCCTGTCAGTCGACAACAGGGCTGGAAAGTGAAACCACGTCCCGGTTTCCTACCCCGTCATTACCCCTCCAGTCGTCCCCAGAGCCAGGAGGACGTGGAGACGCCCCGCGACTCACCCGCCGGTCGCCCCGCGGCACTGACCTTGCTGGCTGGCCAGCGACTGCGGTTCAGTGTTCAGACTCTGCAGGTAGTTGTGGCACCGCTCCTTGTGCTCCTCCAGCGTGCTCTGCTGCTTGTAGCTCCGGCCGCAGTAGTTGCACTTGTAGGGCTTGCCGACTGTGGGGGAGGAGACTGCAAAACATGAAAACAAGATCCTGGCCGTAAGAACAGATATATTGCAATGAAGCCGCTGCAGTCACCTGCAGCCCTCGTGAAAGAGCCTGGGAAAAGGCTGGGAACGAGGAGGAGTCAAcgagagagaaaagcagcagggcCCATCTGGTGCCAGCAGGGCAGGAATCGCTGCAACAGGCagcgctgcagcagggcagcgaccCTTGCTGCCAGCCCGTCTGCTCACCTAGATGTGTCGCAAGAGAAAAGACCTTCTCGCGAGCACCAAATCTTGCGTGTTTTGCTACCTCAGTAGAAAGTGTGCTGTCAACACTGTCGGGAGCGCAGTGAACTGGCTGCAGCTGGCTCTAGAGTATATTCCAAGCAACAGTTTCGAGAGTGCAGAACAAGACCCCAAACTTCCAGTTCTCAGCTTCCCACTCGGCCGTTCTCCTGATCGCCGTATACCTACACAGAGTTACTGAGCGCCCTGGCAGCTCGCGCCCTCCAGCTCCCATCTGCCTCCTCAGCTACTGTTCCCGGTCAGAGAGCAGCAAGGAAAGGGCGGGATGGCCCTCGATTTTAAAAGACGGAAGGCTATGAAAATAAACTATAATTTGGCTGAACATCTATTACAAAACACCTCTGACCTGGCTTTTACCTAcgctctgctgctctcagcaACATCAGCTCCTAGCAGCTGCCCGTCCACGCGTCCCACGCTCCGCCGTGAGCGCGGCAGgtctgcagcagcaggcagccccgATGGCAGGGGCGATATTTAAGCAGGGCTGCTGGAGCACGCTGGAAATCCCCCCGACTTTTTAAACATTGCTAAGCATTTCTTAGTCCTCCATTCGCCGCAAAGCATTCAGCGGTTTGGCCAGCGCTTGGCTGCTGCGCAGAGCATGCGCACCCCGAGATCCGTGATAAGACCGCTGTCAGACATGTTTTTACTCTCATCTCTCCCAATTTTCTCACTTCTGGCTGAAAATCATCGAAGTCGCCCAGGGTCGCCGTGCAGCCTCGCTCGATGGCGGCTGCCAGACAAAGGAGCGCAGCCACAATACGCCGCCGACCCCGGCGGTGCTCCCTGCGGCAGGCTGCACACTCAATTTCATTATCTGCACGTTTTAACCGACAGACTCCTTAAAGTGAAAAGTCACGACACCTCCCGAGGGGAGATGGTTTCTCGAAAACCCCGCGTAGTTTCCATCCTGACGAGAGGTGGCTGCCTGCGCAGGAGAGGGGGAAACGCAAAcgctgctgccggggggggggtttgcGCCGATCGCCGTGGTGTTGCTGATCGAGGGTAC from Struthio camelus isolate bStrCam1 chromosome 28, bStrCam1.hap1, whole genome shotgun sequence includes these protein-coding regions:
- the IKZF4 gene encoding zinc finger protein Eos isoform X4, whose translation is MDIEDCNGRSYISGSGDSSLEKEFSSAIVGPTVSTPNSQHSSPSRSLSANSIKVEMYSDEEASRLLSQEDRMLEKEDSVIVEDSLSEPLGYCDGTGQEPHSPGGIRLPNGKLKCDICGMVCIGPNVLMVHKRSHTGERPFHCNQCGASFTQKGNLLRHIKLHSGEKPFKCPFCNYACRRRDALTGHLRTHSVSSPTVGKPYKCNYCGRSYKQQSTLEEHKERCHNYLQSLNTEPQSLASQQGDEMRDLEIVPDSLLHPSSDRPTFIDRLANSLTKRKRSTPQKFVGEKQMRFTLSDLPFDVNSGFEKDVEMVSAHHPLDPSYGSSLSLMGGEHLRPLRLPPTNCISEVTPVISSVYTQIQPLPGRLEIPGSREATEGHEDVPDGVQVVYRGREQGVSPSNGCQDSTDTESNHEERTSQLPAGNCASSRQSPAYAKEDPKLQEGPPAARSTPSSAKEALRVVNEDGEQIRAFKCEHCRILFLDHVMFTIHMGCHGFRDPFECNICGYHSQDRYEFSSHIVRGEHKVG
- the IKZF4 gene encoding zinc finger protein Eos isoform X7 translates to MYSDEEASRLLSQEDRMLEKEDSVIVEDSLSEPLGYCDGTGQEPHSPGGIRLPNGKLKCDICGMVCIGPNVLMVHKRSHTGERPFHCNQCGASFTQKGNLLRHIKLHSGEKPFKCPFCNYACRRRDALTGHLRTHSVSSPTVGKPYKCNYCGRSYKQQSTLEEHKERCHNYLQSLNTEPQSLASQQGDEMRDLEIVPDSLLHPSSDRPTFIDRLANSLTKRKRSTPQKFVGEKQMRFTLSDLPFDVNSGFEKDVEMVSAHHPLDPSYGSSLSLMGGEHLRPLRLPPTNCISEVTPVISSVYTQIQPLPGRLEIPGSREATEGHEDVPDGVQVVYRGREQGVSPSNGCQDSTDTESNHEERTSQLPAGNCASSRQSPAYAKEDPKLQEGPPAARSTPSSAKEALRVVNEDGEQIRAFKCEHCRILFLDHVMFTIHMGCHGFRDPFECNICGYHSQDRYEFSSHIVRGEHKVG
- the IKZF4 gene encoding zinc finger protein Eos isoform X1 encodes the protein MKSVLMVKAQHCKAAFKKLGVGSVSAPRSCSAALLEEECPRSFSRLTLTELCFLFQQSTLKMDIEDCNGRSYISGSGDSSLEKEFSSAIVGPTVSTPNSQHSSPSRSLSANSIKVEMYSDEEASRLLSQEDRMLEKEDSVIVEDSLSEPLGYCDGTGQEPHSPGGIRLPNGKLKCDICGMVCIGPNVLMVHKRSHTGERPFHCNQCGASFTQKGNLLRHIKLHSGEKPFKCPFCNYACRRRDALTGHLRTHSVSSPTVGKPYKCNYCGRSYKQQSTLEEHKERCHNYLQSLNTEPQSLASQQGDEMRDLEIVPDSLLHPSSDRPTFIDRLANSLTKRKRSTPQKFVGEKQMRFTLSDLPFDVNSGFEKDVEMVSAHHPLDPSYGSSLSLMGGEHLRPLRLPPTNCISEVTPVISSVYTQIQPLPGRLEIPGSREATEGHEDVPDGVQVVYRGREQGVSPSNGCQDSTDTESNHEERTSQLPAGNCASSRQSPAYAKEDPKLQEGPPAARSTPSSAKEALRVVNEDGEQIRAFKCEHCRILFLDHVMFTIHMGCHGFRDPFECNICGYHSQDRYEFSSHIVRGEHKVG
- the IKZF4 gene encoding zinc finger protein Eos isoform X3 yields the protein MHTQPVFQCCFQGVGCDNTPGYLQQGSGDSSLEKEFSSAIVGPTVSTPNSQHSSPSRSLSANSIKVEMYSDEEASRLLSQEDRMLEKEDSVIVEDSLSEPLGYCDGTGQEPHSPGGIRLPNGKLKCDICGMVCIGPNVLMVHKRSHTGERPFHCNQCGASFTQKGNLLRHIKLHSGEKPFKCPFCNYACRRRDALTGHLRTHSVSSPTVGKPYKCNYCGRSYKQQSTLEEHKERCHNYLQSLNTEPQSLASQQGDEMRDLEIVPDSLLHPSSDRPTFIDRLANSLTKRKRSTPQKFVGEKQMRFTLSDLPFDVNSGFEKDVEMVSAHHPLDPSYGSSLSLMGGEHLRPLRLPPTNCISEVTPVISSVYTQIQPLPGRLEIPGSREATEGHEDVPDGVQVVYRGREQGVSPSNGCQDSTDTESNHEERTSQLPAGNCASSRQSPAYAKEDPKLQEGPPAARSTPSSAKEALRVVNEDGEQIRAFKCEHCRILFLDHVMFTIHMGCHGFRDPFECNICGYHSQDRYEFSSHIVRGEHKVG
- the IKZF4 gene encoding zinc finger protein Eos isoform X5, with amino-acid sequence MSQWQFPLEQRVQLALRANSIKVEMYSDEEASRLLSQEDRMLEKEDSVIVEDSLSEPLGYCDGTGQEPHSPGGIRLPNGKLKCDICGMVCIGPNVLMVHKRSHTGERPFHCNQCGASFTQKGNLLRHIKLHSGEKPFKCPFCNYACRRRDALTGHLRTHSVSSPTVGKPYKCNYCGRSYKQQSTLEEHKERCHNYLQSLNTEPQSLASQQGDEMRDLEIVPDSLLHPSSDRPTFIDRLANSLTKRKRSTPQKFVGEKQMRFTLSDLPFDVNSGFEKDVEMVSAHHPLDPSYGSSLSLMGGEHLRPLRLPPTNCISEVTPVISSVYTQIQPLPGRLEIPGSREATEGHEDVPDGVQVVYRGREQGVSPSNGCQDSTDTESNHEERTSQLPAGNCASSRQSPAYAKEDPKLQEGPPAARSTPSSAKEALRVVNEDGEQIRAFKCEHCRILFLDHVMFTIHMGCHGFRDPFECNICGYHSQDRYEFSSHIVRGEHKVG
- the IKZF4 gene encoding zinc finger protein Eos isoform X2, which gives rise to MKSVLMVKAQHCKAAFKKLGVGSVSAPRSCSAALLEEECPRSFSRLTLTELCFLFQQSTLKMDIEDCNGRSYISGSGDSSLEKEFSSAIVGPTVSTPNSQHSSPSRSLSANSIKVEMYSDEEASRLLSQEDRMLEKEDSVIVEDSLSEPLGYCDGTGQEPHSPGGIRLPNGKLKCDICGMVCIGPNVLMVHKRSHTGERPFHCNQCGASFTQKGNLLRHIKLHSGEKPFKCPFCNYACRRRDALTGHLRTHSVSSPTVGKPYKCNYCGRSYKQQSTLEEHKERCHNYLQSLNTEPQSLASQQGEKQMRFTLSDLPFDVNSGFEKDVEMVSAHHPLDPSYGSSLSLMGGEHLRPLRLPPTNCISEVTPVISSVYTQIQPLPGRLEIPGSREATEGHEDVPDGVQVVYRGREQGVSPSNGCQDSTDTESNHEERTSQLPAGNCASSRQSPAYAKEDPKLQEGPPAARSTPSSAKEALRVVNEDGEQIRAFKCEHCRILFLDHVMFTIHMGCHGFRDPFECNICGYHSQDRYEFSSHIVRGEHKVG
- the IKZF4 gene encoding zinc finger protein Eos isoform X6, with translation MHHCVSFGTNSIKVEMYSDEEASRLLSQEDRMLEKEDSVIVEDSLSEPLGYCDGTGQEPHSPGGIRLPNGKLKCDICGMVCIGPNVLMVHKRSHTGERPFHCNQCGASFTQKGNLLRHIKLHSGEKPFKCPFCNYACRRRDALTGHLRTHSVSSPTVGKPYKCNYCGRSYKQQSTLEEHKERCHNYLQSLNTEPQSLASQQGDEMRDLEIVPDSLLHPSSDRPTFIDRLANSLTKRKRSTPQKFVGEKQMRFTLSDLPFDVNSGFEKDVEMVSAHHPLDPSYGSSLSLMGGEHLRPLRLPPTNCISEVTPVISSVYTQIQPLPGRLEIPGSREATEGHEDVPDGVQVVYRGREQGVSPSNGCQDSTDTESNHEERTSQLPAGNCASSRQSPAYAKEDPKLQEGPPAARSTPSSAKEALRVVNEDGEQIRAFKCEHCRILFLDHVMFTIHMGCHGFRDPFECNICGYHSQDRYEFSSHIVRGEHKVG